One Pontibacillus yanchengensis DNA window includes the following coding sequences:
- a CDS encoding TVP38/TMEM64 family protein codes for MKKIQNLDFESLQKMIEDDTFDDFIMQLLNQYEQLGPLPGILLPLFEAIFPFLPLFIFVLGNSIAYGLLKGFLYSWIGASLGALIVFRVIRRLGQQRFFQFVRKHKQVQRVMQWLEKHGFGPLFLLMCFPFSPSAIINVVGALSKVSFQQFALAVLLGKAVMIFTIAYVGHSITEFAKHPMKTIVVGICIAVFWLIGKYLERRLQRKAQEKEQDKEQEKASAND; via the coding sequence ATGAAAAAAATCCAGAACTTAGACTTCGAATCGTTACAAAAGATGATTGAGGACGATACATTTGATGATTTCATCATGCAGCTGTTGAATCAATATGAGCAGCTAGGCCCTTTGCCAGGGATATTATTACCACTATTTGAAGCTATTTTTCCTTTTTTACCTTTGTTTATTTTTGTACTAGGAAATTCGATTGCGTATGGCTTATTAAAAGGGTTTCTTTATTCGTGGATTGGAGCATCCTTAGGAGCATTGATTGTGTTTAGAGTGATTCGGCGCCTTGGTCAACAGCGTTTCTTTCAGTTTGTTCGGAAACATAAACAAGTACAGCGGGTTATGCAATGGTTAGAAAAGCACGGCTTTGGTCCATTGTTTTTACTAATGTGCTTTCCGTTTTCTCCCTCCGCTATTATTAACGTAGTAGGGGCATTATCTAAGGTGAGCTTTCAACAGTTTGCGTTGGCGGTCTTATTAGGTAAAGCCGTGATGATATTTACCATTGCCTATGTTGGCCATAGTATAACAGAGTTTGCCAAGCATCCTATGAAAACAATAGTCGTAGGAATCTGCATAGCAGTATTTTGGCTGATTGGGAAATATTTAGAACGTCGATTACAGAGAAAAGCCCAGGAGAAAGAGCAAGATAAAGAACAGGAAAAAGCAAGTGCAAACGATTAA
- a CDS encoding GNAT family N-acetyltransferase: protein MNDFIEEIIFPKARQLKLDSFEVMGNHSHWNETIEHVFADRELESWRKNVFKLYKEDYAKEKEPCLEPGYEIKQITKELYDSDIMQNIEFLHKKLLEFWSDADSFLRKGIGYCVVYGQAIVSVCFTGFIASNLHVVDIKTDKHHQGKKLGQKVAHSYVKKSYALLGLRGKIIHLGLLQSF, encoded by the coding sequence ATTAATGACTTTATAGAGGAGATTATTTTTCCAAAGGCGAGACAATTAAAGCTAGATTCATTTGAGGTAATGGGGAATCATAGTCACTGGAATGAGACGATAGAACATGTTTTTGCTGATCGAGAACTTGAGAGTTGGAGAAAAAATGTTTTCAAGCTTTACAAAGAGGATTACGCAAAAGAGAAAGAACCTTGTTTAGAGCCGGGATATGAGATAAAGCAAATTACAAAAGAACTTTATGACTCCGATATAATGCAAAATATTGAGTTTTTACATAAAAAGCTATTAGAGTTTTGGTCAGATGCTGATTCCTTTTTAAGAAAGGGGATTGGATATTGTGTTGTTTATGGTCAAGCCATAGTGAGTGTTTGTTTCACTGGATTTATCGCAAGTAATCTTCATGTTGTTGATATAAAAACAGACAAGCATCATCAAGGCAAAAAATTAGGACAAAAGGTGGCACATTCGTATGTGAAGAAAAGTTACGCCTTATTGGGACTGCGTGGAAAAATCATCCATCTAGGTCTGTTGCAGAGCTTCTAG
- a CDS encoding diguanylate cyclase gives MKFLSKRGYLTKAFNRRWVYKKYDRFFNSLETTDRIKVTLVDINQFKQINDHYGHEVGDRAICEVAENQSR, from the coding sequence GTGAAGTTTCTATCAAAACGAGGTTATTTAACAAAAGCGTTTAACAGAAGATGGGTTTACAAGAAATATGATCGATTTTTTAATAGTTTGGAAACTACCGATAGAATAAAGGTGACGTTAGTTGATATTAATCAATTTAAACAAATTAACGATCATTATGGACATGAAGTGGGTGATAGAGCAATTTGTGAGGTAGCTGAGAACCAGAGTAGATAA
- a CDS encoding YolD-like family protein, translated as MTRERINDRGTIKWTSMMLPEHVEKLKEMWREDERVEKGDLDEQQAAEIDFKLQLALKDDLTVGISYHNGFDYRYAKVKILSIIHEKKTLYVVNQESKDKVEVSLHAINEVTII; from the coding sequence ATGACGAGAGAACGTATAAATGATAGAGGAACTATTAAATGGACCTCAATGATGCTTCCAGAACATGTAGAAAAGCTGAAAGAGATGTGGAGAGAAGATGAACGGGTAGAAAAAGGGGATCTAGATGAGCAGCAAGCTGCAGAAATTGACTTTAAGCTACAACTTGCATTAAAGGATGATTTAACGGTTGGAATTAGCTATCATAACGGATTTGACTATAGATATGCAAAAGTCAAAATTCTTTCGATCATCCATGAAAAGAAGACATTATATGTGGTGAATCAAGAAAGTAAAGATAAGGTCGAAGTCAGTTTACACGCTATTAACGAGGTTACGATTATTTGA
- a CDS encoding zinc-binding dehydrogenase — MDLTERRGVDIVFDSVGGEVLEKSMKCLSSYGKLITYGHASGKPGQILSTNLHSTSRSVIGYSPGERQHDYPESLRESAETVMTLLSTEELDVKISEKLSLEEVNKGFQLMADRGNIGKILINLNDS, encoded by the coding sequence ATGGATTTGACGGAAAGAAGAGGAGTAGATATTGTTTTTGATTCTGTTGGGGGTGAAGTTCTGGAAAAAAGTATGAAATGTCTTTCTTCTTATGGGAAGTTGATAACCTACGGCCATGCTTCTGGTAAACCGGGGCAGATTTTATCGACAAATCTTCATTCGACATCTAGATCGGTTATAGGTTATAGCCCTGGTGAGAGACAGCATGATTATCCAGAATCACTTAGGGAGAGTGCCGAAACTGTAATGACATTATTATCAACTGAAGAATTAGACGTGAAAATTAGTGAAAAATTAAGTTTAGAGGAAGTTAATAAAGGATTTCAACTGATGGCTGATAGAGGAAATATAGGAAAAATACTAATAAATCTTAATGATTCATAA
- a CDS encoding quinone oxidoreductase family protein, with amino-acid sequence MINVGSVSLNFADVSAIRGYYHSLGGEYFIPGFDCAGTIVEVGESVERFSKGDRVVGFPNGGALADYVSVDCNLVYNVPKNVSFDYTVAILSIGITAYELVHKVAVVKESDKVLVHAAAGGVGLTLLQLLQKQKATIYGTVGNEEKDKLIKNIGAHQAILYRKEDFQKK; translated from the coding sequence TTGATTAATGTAGGATCTGTTAGTTTAAATTTTGCAGATGTTTCCGCGATTAGAGGTTACTATCATTCTCTAGGAGGGGAATATTTTATTCCTGGTTTTGATTGTGCCGGAACCATTGTGGAGGTAGGAGAGAGCGTAGAACGATTCTCAAAAGGGGATCGAGTTGTTGGGTTTCCAAATGGAGGAGCATTAGCGGATTATGTAAGTGTTGATTGTAATCTTGTTTATAACGTACCTAAAAATGTTTCTTTTGACTATACCGTAGCCATTTTAAGTATAGGAATTACAGCATATGAATTAGTACACAAGGTAGCTGTGGTAAAGGAGTCAGATAAAGTATTAGTTCATGCAGCTGCTGGAGGTGTTGGCTTAACGTTACTACAATTGCTCCAAAAACAAAAAGCAACAATCTACGGAACGGTTGGAAATGAAGAGAAAGATAAATTGATAAAAAATATAGGGGCCCATCAAGCTATACTATATAGAAAAGAAGACTTCCAGAAAAAATAA
- a CDS encoding MFS transporter — translation MLHVLAKRNITFFLIARLVLELAKKISWIAIAWFVYQLTNSASAIGFVITAATISPLISSVFAGVVLDQFNRRTLMVVENGLRGMFLLLIPLLYWGDLLMFSSIVIIIFLNGFLSAFTDIGSTTILPAFVAKEELESANAMLAITGQSGYLIGPAIGGFLSGFLGAPITLIITVVLFLLASFLYFLIPNEIFHQDMTQQDYTLSWKEKIAKIKEDTKEGFAFLKKHRILIVIASVTLVFNVTYAPLEPVLPVFVGKNVNGGPSTLGLIWTVFAVGALIGSFIWVRLKMDVYYSYSLGVVISLWGIAPVIMSQFTNETIIYIIMFFGGVVYAPYNIVEPTLEQQLVPDKIRGRVLGVLGMIAGIGFPVGTFLGGLLGEFIGPSLTIFLSGMFTIVLGVFVFRDKSLRLTPRDVN, via the coding sequence ATGCTGCATGTATTAGCTAAGAGAAACATCACCTTTTTTCTTATAGCTAGGTTAGTGCTAGAACTAGCTAAAAAGATTTCGTGGATTGCAATTGCGTGGTTTGTATATCAACTGACTAATTCAGCTTCTGCGATTGGGTTTGTAATTACAGCAGCAACGATATCACCACTGATATCTAGCGTTTTTGCGGGAGTTGTACTGGATCAATTTAATAGAAGAACGTTAATGGTTGTAGAGAATGGATTAAGAGGTATGTTTCTTTTGCTTATTCCCCTTTTATATTGGGGAGATCTATTGATGTTTTCATCAATCGTTATCATAATTTTTCTTAATGGTTTTTTATCTGCTTTTACTGATATAGGAAGTACTACTATATTGCCAGCTTTTGTGGCGAAAGAAGAATTAGAAAGTGCGAATGCAATGTTAGCTATTACGGGTCAATCAGGTTATTTAATAGGACCTGCGATAGGAGGGTTTTTGTCCGGTTTTCTTGGTGCCCCCATTACATTGATCATTACCGTAGTGTTATTTTTGCTGGCATCCTTCCTATACTTTCTTATCCCCAATGAGATATTCCATCAAGATATGACTCAACAAGATTATACTCTCTCATGGAAAGAAAAGATCGCAAAAATAAAAGAAGATACAAAAGAGGGATTTGCCTTTTTAAAAAAACATAGAATACTAATTGTAATTGCGAGTGTAACCTTAGTATTTAATGTTACCTATGCACCACTGGAGCCGGTTCTACCGGTCTTTGTAGGTAAAAATGTAAATGGTGGTCCAAGCACGTTGGGGCTGATTTGGACAGTATTTGCGGTTGGCGCATTGATAGGCTCGTTTATTTGGGTGCGTTTGAAAATGGATGTTTACTATTCATATTCACTCGGAGTTGTAATTAGCCTATGGGGAATAGCTCCTGTGATTATGAGTCAGTTTACCAACGAAACTATCATTTATATCATTATGTTCTTCGGAGGAGTAGTATATGCTCCTTATAATATTGTCGAGCCAACTTTGGAGCAGCAGCTAGTTCCTGACAAAATACGCGGTAGAGTGTTAGGGGTATTAGGTATGATTGCAGGTATTGGTTTTCCGGTTGGCACATTCTTAGGTGGATTATTAGGGGAATTCATAGGCCCATCACTTACCATTTTCTTATCGGGGATGTTTACAATCGTATTAGGGGTATTTGTATTTAGGGATAAATCTCTTAGACTCACTCCACGAGATGTGAATTAA
- a CDS encoding MgtC/SapB family protein, producing the protein METITSFFIEYEMYFKITLSALLGFMIGMDRTSKHKPAGMKTYTYVSTACTLITIISINSASSFSEPFSGKVMDPMRLAAQIVSGLGFLGAGVILKDGLRVKGLTSAAMILFVGGVGIGVGAGFYMAVLYSVFITFIFTKTAGYFENRELVRNK; encoded by the coding sequence ATGGAAACTATTACGTCTTTCTTTATAGAGTATGAAATGTATTTTAAGATTACATTGAGTGCTTTGCTAGGTTTTATGATAGGAATGGATAGAACCTCAAAACATAAACCAGCAGGTATGAAGACTTATACTTATGTGTCTACTGCATGTACTTTGATTACAATTATTTCGATAAATAGTGCATCTTCATTTAGTGAACCATTTAGCGGGAAAGTAATGGACCCTATGAGACTTGCTGCTCAAATAGTATCTGGATTAGGTTTCCTTGGTGCGGGAGTGATATTAAAGGATGGACTAAGAGTTAAAGGACTTACTTCTGCGGCTATGATTCTATTTGTAGGTGGTGTAGGTATAGGTGTAGGAGCTGGATTCTATATGGCAGTTTTATATTCGGTATTCATTACGTTTATTTTTACGAAAACTGCCGGTTATTTTGAAAACCGTGAATTAGTTCGAAATAAATAA
- a CDS encoding response regulator codes for MHSVMLVDDSKFMRSWLKSLLHDSNYYVVAEASDGCTATTLYKEHRPEVVILDITLPWLGGIDCLRNILDDDPNANVMMCSSVGHKFHVTESLRIGAKDFIMKPNFSHLIESLDKITSEKNFIVK; via the coding sequence ATGCATAGCGTAATGCTAGTTGATGACTCCAAATTCATGCGGTCATGGCTGAAAAGCCTACTTCATGACTCAAATTACTATGTTGTAGCAGAAGCAAGTGATGGTTGTACTGCTACTACACTCTATAAGGAACACAGACCGGAAGTAGTTATTTTAGATATCACATTGCCATGGCTTGGAGGTATCGATTGTCTTAGAAACATTTTAGATGATGATCCTAATGCCAATGTGATGATGTGTTCATCAGTAGGTCATAAATTCCATGTAACGGAGTCTCTCAGAATAGGAGCTAAGGACTTTATAATGAAACCGAACTTTAGTCATTTAATTGAGTCCTTAGATAAAATAACTTCAGAAAAGAACTTCATCGTTAAGTGA
- a CDS encoding CBO0543 family protein, which yields MDQQTYLEKNLEFYEKLTNMAKSKIPFWYENVLFTPHWWAGLALSTAPWIVWFLLSKKESRDRLLYSGFLVILLSSFLDFLGVKFGLWVYHYGLFPWIPAYAPWDCSLIPVIIMGLIEYKPHVSPLLKGLIYAFLTSFIGESISKYFHLYEELQWSSFYSFPIFFLIYLIAHWASLRTNYSHYRH from the coding sequence ATGGATCAACAAACATACTTAGAAAAAAACCTAGAATTTTATGAAAAACTCACTAACATGGCAAAATCAAAAATACCGTTCTGGTATGAAAACGTATTATTCACACCTCATTGGTGGGCAGGATTAGCATTATCAACTGCACCATGGATAGTTTGGTTCTTACTAAGCAAAAAAGAAAGTAGAGATAGACTTTTGTATTCAGGATTTTTAGTTATATTACTTTCATCCTTCCTTGATTTTCTTGGTGTGAAGTTTGGGCTATGGGTGTATCATTATGGGCTATTTCCTTGGATACCTGCATATGCACCTTGGGACTGCTCGCTAATACCAGTGATAATTATGGGGTTGATTGAATATAAACCCCATGTTTCACCACTATTAAAGGGCTTGATATATGCTTTCTTGACTTCATTTATAGGTGAGTCTATATCTAAGTATTTTCACCTTTATGAAGAACTACAATGGAGTTCCTTTTATTCATTTCCAATATTCTTTTTGATCTATTTGATTGCTCATTGGGCAAGCCTTAGAACCAACTATTCACATTATAGACATTAG
- a CDS encoding competence protein ComK yields MLWKEHFEVTPFTQAVVADKDENGKTVSYVFEGNEGFYVNSTPKKLIDQACKYFGSSLRGRQDGTKDVSGITHKAPIAIDPVSGMYFFPTTSPQHSNCSWISHTHIDHVKRAKDDMSTIIVFKNQKNVKLTISHGSLLNQIQRTAQFRYKLTERFHTYPKQGSYDHVAEPFVSST; encoded by the coding sequence ATGTTATGGAAAGAGCACTTTGAGGTTACACCTTTTACACAAGCAGTAGTGGCAGATAAGGATGAGAACGGAAAAACCGTCTCCTATGTTTTCGAAGGTAACGAAGGATTTTATGTCAATTCAACGCCAAAAAAATTAATTGATCAAGCTTGCAAATATTTTGGTTCTAGTTTAAGAGGAAGACAAGACGGAACGAAGGATGTTAGCGGTATAACACATAAAGCTCCCATAGCAATTGACCCAGTTAGTGGCATGTATTTCTTTCCCACAACATCCCCACAACATAGTAATTGCTCTTGGATTTCACATACCCACATAGACCATGTGAAACGAGCTAAAGACGATATGAGTACCATTATAGTATTCAAAAATCAAAAAAACGTTAAGCTTACCATCTCCCATGGTTCACTACTTAACCAGATTCAGCGAACAGCTCAATTTCGATATAAGCTTACGGAGCGTTTTCACACTTATCCGAAACAGGGAAGTTATGATCACGTGGCAGAGCCGTTTGTGTCTTCTACCTAA
- a CDS encoding DUF3939 domain-containing protein — translation MWGRKKRNNKKKDTHQYSNDELPKRDVSIHEVRQAIQRFTSHLPNGVELQTIINEDNTINYELLSPYLDATPNETYYMSKETYEVFDEKDKQLAFDLDHIQQAIDRYMKQTNELPIIDGDPYNKVNYFKLERLGLISYRPEFTFYITDEEYLITYEAPSSKKG, via the coding sequence ATGTGGGGAAGAAAAAAAAGAAATAACAAGAAAAAAGATACGCATCAATATTCTAATGACGAACTTCCAAAACGTGATGTATCCATTCATGAAGTCCGACAAGCTATCCAACGGTTTACTTCTCACCTACCAAACGGCGTAGAACTCCAAACCATTATTAATGAAGATAACACAATCAATTACGAGTTACTTTCACCTTATTTAGATGCAACCCCCAATGAAACTTATTACATGTCTAAGGAAACATATGAGGTTTTTGATGAGAAGGATAAGCAGCTTGCTTTTGATTTAGATCACATACAGCAAGCAATTGATAGATACATGAAACAAACGAATGAGTTACCTATCATTGATGGTGATCCCTATAATAAGGTTAATTACTTCAAACTTGAACGACTAGGTCTCATATCCTACAGACCAGAATTTACATTTTATATTACGGACGAAGAATATTTAATAACGTACGAAGCACCTTCTTCCAAAAAAGGTTAA
- a CDS encoding M48 family metallopeptidase, whose protein sequence is MKKGILGYGIFLAVLWLYFSFLYDLETYSNSKYAAFRHAYYFTQTTFTWVVLWAVLQSAFHHTYTQIIERNFGREWVRSLVYGASLALGFQLISLPLDILGYGMAQWADVNHQPIKDWLGEWGVKSLFFILIISGLVIVARMCMMKFRRYWWLSIWMIALPISLFLLYIQPVWIDPIFENFQPLRETAIKDEIVGMANEAGISESNIYEVNMSEKTSTFNAYVTGLGPQKRIVIWDTTIENMQEDEVLFILAHEIAHYVKNHVYWGVLGSLLFSLILLKGLAIIIPCIFQRFKRRWDLRAVTDLKSIPLLLLITSILLFATEPMYLWVSRQMELSADQYAIEHTDSLEPAIEGYRSLAVESKSDINPSLFVKWFRYTHPPIKKRIEIMKQAQENKE, encoded by the coding sequence ATGAAAAAGGGCATTCTTGGATATGGCATCTTTTTAGCCGTCCTTTGGTTATACTTTAGTTTTCTTTATGATCTAGAAACATATTCTAATTCAAAATATGCAGCATTTAGGCACGCATATTACTTTACCCAGACAACATTCACATGGGTAGTACTTTGGGCGGTACTACAGTCTGCCTTTCATCATACATATACACAGATTATAGAACGGAATTTTGGAAGGGAATGGGTTCGTTCTTTAGTTTATGGAGCAAGCTTGGCACTGGGATTTCAATTAATTTCCTTACCCTTAGATATACTTGGTTATGGAATGGCACAATGGGCTGATGTAAATCATCAACCGATCAAGGACTGGCTAGGGGAGTGGGGAGTAAAATCTCTTTTCTTTATTCTCATTATTAGTGGTCTCGTAATAGTAGCGCGAATGTGTATGATGAAATTTCGCCGCTACTGGTGGCTATCGATATGGATGATTGCTCTACCGATTTCCTTGTTTCTCTTGTATATTCAACCAGTATGGATTGATCCAATTTTCGAAAATTTTCAGCCCTTGCGTGAAACCGCAATAAAAGACGAAATTGTTGGAATGGCAAACGAAGCAGGTATTTCGGAATCGAACATCTATGAAGTGAATATGAGTGAAAAAACATCAACCTTTAATGCCTATGTAACAGGGTTGGGTCCTCAAAAACGAATTGTCATATGGGATACAACAATAGAAAATATGCAGGAAGACGAAGTTCTGTTTATCTTAGCTCATGAAATTGCCCATTATGTAAAAAATCATGTATATTGGGGTGTGCTAGGATCGCTGCTATTCAGTTTGATTTTACTTAAAGGACTTGCCATCATCATTCCTTGCATATTTCAACGTTTCAAAAGACGATGGGATTTGCGTGCTGTAACAGATTTAAAGTCGATACCACTTCTGTTGCTCATTACATCAATTTTATTATTTGCAACAGAACCGATGTATTTATGGGTATCCAGGCAAATGGAACTTTCAGCAGATCAATATGCAATTGAACATACTGATTCACTAGAACCTGCTATTGAAGGCTATCGTTCACTAGCGGTTGAATCAAAGAGTGACATTAATCCTTCACTATTTGTGAAATGGTTCAGGTATACCCACCCTCCTATAAAAAAACGGATAGAAATAATGAAACAAGCCCAAGAAAATAAGGAATAA
- a CDS encoding SCO family protein, whose amino-acid sequence MRKKWYILFISILVVGVGIGISYLEFWRDAGVQLPTDVSMTTPYGETYNLDDMDKKVRIVEFMYTACPDVCPLTTQRMMHLKEQFKSDGVYGDQVEFLTISIDPENDTPERLRKYMEVYNADHDKAWTFLRGSLDDTKKLADPFRFLFKDNGTDYIVHTSYAYLIDEKNYLVAKFPMGEGFDKDRVYDQVMGLVN is encoded by the coding sequence ATGCGAAAAAAATGGTATATATTGTTCATCTCAATTTTAGTAGTAGGAGTCGGAATTGGTATTAGCTACTTAGAGTTTTGGCGGGATGCAGGAGTTCAACTTCCTACGGATGTTAGTATGACAACACCTTATGGAGAAACATATAATCTGGATGATATGGATAAAAAAGTCCGTATTGTAGAATTTATGTACACAGCTTGCCCCGATGTATGTCCGTTAACAACACAACGCATGATGCATTTAAAGGAACAATTTAAATCAGATGGTGTGTACGGAGATCAAGTTGAATTTCTTACCATCAGTATTGATCCTGAAAATGATACACCAGAACGCCTAAGAAAATATATGGAAGTATATAATGCAGATCACGATAAAGCTTGGACATTCCTTCGAGGTTCATTAGACGACACAAAAAAATTAGCTGATCCATTCCGTTTTTTATTTAAAGATAACGGCACTGATTATATTGTTCATACTTCCTATGCTTATCTAATTGATGAAAAAAATTACCTAGTAGCCAAGTTCCCAATGGGAGAAGGTTTTGATAAAGACCGAGTATATGATCAAGTAATGGGTCTGGTGAACTAA
- a CDS encoding ABC transporter ATP-binding protein, with the protein MLQLKQIEKVFYQGTPDEKKAIQGLSLTLNEGDFVTVIGSNGAGKSTLLNMVAGVLFPDEGMISIDDKNVTFVPEHKRAKWIGRVFQDPMSGTAPNMSIEENLALALGRTNKRGLRRGVSSNRKKEFQQTLTDLNVGLANRLHTKVGLLSGGERQALSLLMATFTEPRLLLLDEHTAALDPARAEHITNITQDVIRDNNLTTLMVTHDMEQALQMGNRLVMMDEGQIIFEANEEEKRQMSVQDLVEKFQQIRGKALADDKTLLHK; encoded by the coding sequence TTGCTACAGCTCAAACAGATTGAGAAAGTGTTCTACCAGGGAACACCAGATGAGAAAAAAGCCATCCAAGGACTATCACTAACCTTGAATGAGGGGGATTTTGTTACCGTCATTGGAAGTAATGGCGCAGGCAAATCGACGCTACTGAATATGGTAGCTGGTGTATTATTTCCTGATGAAGGCATGATTTCAATCGATGACAAAAATGTAACCTTCGTTCCCGAGCATAAACGAGCCAAGTGGATTGGGCGTGTTTTCCAAGATCCGATGTCTGGCACAGCACCCAACATGAGTATAGAAGAGAATTTAGCCCTTGCCTTAGGGCGTACAAATAAAAGAGGACTTAGACGAGGTGTAAGCTCCAATCGCAAAAAAGAGTTTCAGCAAACGTTAACCGATTTGAATGTAGGCCTAGCCAACCGACTCCACACCAAAGTTGGCTTACTGTCAGGAGGAGAACGTCAGGCGTTATCCTTACTGATGGCTACATTTACAGAGCCGAGATTGCTGCTTCTAGATGAACATACAGCAGCATTAGACCCAGCCAGAGCTGAGCATATTACCAATATCACACAAGATGTTATCCGAGATAATAACTTAACAACGCTCATGGTCACCCATGATATGGAACAGGCACTGCAGATGGGGAATAGACTTGTGATGATGGATGAAGGACAGATTATTTTTGAGGCAAATGAGGAAGAGAAGAGACAGATGAGCGTTCAGGATTTAGTTGAGAAGTTTCAGCAGATTAGAGGAAAAGCGCTTGCTGATGATAAGACATTGCTTCATAAATAA
- a CDS encoding ABC transporter permease has translation MVSALFGAMESGLIYAVMALGVYLTFRILDFPDLTVDGSFVTGGAVTSVMIVSGISPVLATIAGGAAGFLAGCVTGLLHTKGKINSLLAGILMMIALYSINLRIMGRPNIPLLNETTALNQGRSLWDAMQLDSILSSPFKAMGLSSFLPTSFFILVSIGIVVIIVKKALDWFLHTDNGLALRATGDNAKMVKSFSANTSNYVIFGLGLSNALVAFSGSLIVQYNGFADVGLGIGMIIVGLASVIIGEGIFGKKSIARTTLAVVLGAIVYRVILAVAMQLEFVKASDLKLITAIIVTGALVLPNMWSSWRERSERMKKQKAMQQSLDEERRNEVATAQTD, from the coding sequence ATGGTTAGTGCATTATTTGGAGCAATGGAATCAGGACTAATATACGCGGTTATGGCGTTAGGGGTTTACCTTACCTTTCGCATACTCGACTTTCCCGACTTAACGGTAGATGGGAGCTTTGTCACTGGAGGGGCTGTTACCTCTGTCATGATTGTAAGTGGTATCTCTCCTGTTCTTGCAACGATTGCAGGTGGAGCGGCTGGTTTCCTGGCAGGGTGCGTCACTGGCCTGCTTCATACGAAAGGAAAAATCAACTCATTATTAGCGGGGATTCTCATGATGATTGCGCTGTATTCCATCAATCTTCGAATTATGGGAAGGCCCAACATCCCCCTTTTAAACGAAACAACAGCATTGAATCAAGGGCGCTCCTTATGGGATGCGATGCAGTTGGATAGCATTCTAAGTTCACCATTCAAAGCTATGGGCCTTTCTTCCTTTTTACCGACAAGCTTTTTCATTCTGGTGAGCATCGGTATCGTCGTTATCATCGTAAAAAAAGCACTAGATTGGTTCCTTCACACGGATAATGGTCTTGCGTTACGAGCTACGGGAGATAATGCGAAGATGGTAAAGAGCTTTTCAGCAAACACAAGCAACTATGTTATTTTCGGCCTTGGGCTATCCAATGCCCTTGTTGCGTTCAGTGGATCGCTAATTGTTCAGTATAATGGATTCGCTGACGTCGGTTTAGGAATTGGCATGATCATTGTAGGTCTTGCTTCGGTCATTATTGGGGAAGGGATCTTTGGAAAAAAATCCATTGCAAGAACAACCCTAGCCGTGGTGTTGGGAGCCATTGTGTACCGCGTTATTTTAGCTGTTGCGATGCAGTTAGAGTTCGTGAAGGCTAGTGACCTGAAACTTATCACAGCTATTATTGTAACGGGCGCACTCGTACTGCCGAACATGTGGAGCAGCTGGCGTGAGCGATCGGAACGTATGAAAAAGCAAAAGGCCATGCAGCAAAGTTTAGATGAGGAGAGGAGGAATGAAGTTGCTACAGCTCAAACAGATTGA